Part of the Acidobacteriota bacterium genome, TGCTCGATCGCGCGCACGCGGGTGTTCTGGCGGGAGAACGGGGCGTCCCAGTCGAACTCCTCTTCCGTGTCGACGACGACACAGAGCGTCGGCCGCGCGGCGGGGTCCGCCGGAAGATACCGGGCGCCGAGCTGCTCCGGCGTGACCTTCATCGCGCCGCCCTCTCGACCGCGACCAGCGGGGCGCGGCGTCCGGTGGCGACATACGTGAATCCCAGCGATCGCACCCGCGCCGGATCCAGCACGTTCCGCACGTCCACGATGACGGCGTCCCGCATGACTCCCTGCAGGCGGTGCAGGTCGAGGCTGCGGAATTCGTTCCACTCGGTCATGATGACCACGGCATCGGCGCCATCGGCCGCCTCGTAGGCGGACTCCGCGTACGTCACCGCGTCCGCCTCGATGACCGCCGCCGCCGACGCGCAGGCCACCGGATCGAACGCCCGTACGATCGCGCCTTCCTCGACCAGCCGGATGCACAGATGGATCGCCGGCGACTCGCGGACGTCGCTCGTGTTCGGCTTGAACGCGAGCCCGAGCACCGCGATCGTCCGGCCCGCGAGTCCCGCCACCGCTGCGGCGACCTTCGCCACGACGGCCTCCCCCTGCGCGATGTTGACGGCGATGGCCGACTCGACGATCCGCAGGGGCACGCCGTATCGGCGTCCGAGCGTGGCGAGCGCCCTCGTGTCTTTCGGAAAACACGATCCACCGAAGCCGGGGCCTGCGTGAAGGAACTTCGGCCCGATCCGCTTGTCGAGCCCCATCGCCTTCGCGACGACGTGCACGTCCACGCCGACCTCGTCGCAGAGGTTCGCGATCTCGTTCACGAAGCTGATCTTCGTCGCCAGGAACGCGTTGCACGCGTACTTGATCAGCTCCGCCGTCTCCGGATCGGTGCAGACAACCGGCGTGTC contains:
- a CDS encoding UDP-glucose/GDP-mannose dehydrogenase family protein is translated as MNVGVIGAGYVGLVTGACLADFGHTVTCVDADADRIEGLCRGALPFHEPGASELVHHNVAAGRLRFSHRLKDGVAGTRVIILAVGTPDDGAGSPDLTQLDRAIVEVARELDGYHVIAIKSTVPVGTNRRVSELVRAHLLQPARVDVVSNPEFLREGSAVGDFMRPDRVVIGSNSAQASAIMRDLYRPLYLIDTPVVCTDPETAELIKYACNAFLATKISFVNEIANLCDEVGVDVHVVAKAMGLDKRIGPKFLHAGPGFGGSCFPKDTRALATLGRRYGVPLRIVESAIAVNIAQGEAVVAKVAAAVAGLAGRTIAVLGLAFKPNTSDVRESPAIHLCIRLVEEGAIVRAFDPVACASAAAVIEADAVTYAESAYEAADGADAVVIMTEWNEFRSLDLHRLQGVMRDAVIVDVRNVLDPARVRSLGFTYVATGRRAPLVAVERAAR